The window AATATGCCAGACACGGGTAGATACTCGGGTAATTCAATTAAAACAAAGTTCAAACGTAAGATACTTTATTAACGAAAGTACAAAATGAtacaaagataataaatatttttacgacCAGGAATCGGGTTCTCTAAATGTTATGGCGTAGAGTTGAGTGCAATCGTTGAATACTTTAGCCTTCTTGCATACATCATGGTCTAGGTTCATAGCGTTGATGTTTTGGGCGCATGTTTCGCCAACATCGGAGATCAGGATCCTAGGATCATATCTATGTATCGCTTGGACCCTTCTGTAGTAGTTCTTGATACTTATATGCCCATCATTGGACATGATGCCGAACTTCTTCAGCACACAGTGAATGATACATGGCACGTCGTTTCTGTCTATGTGCAATGGGTATTTGTACAAGTTGCGAGGATACATCTCCATTAGGCATTCATTGGTGATTTTATCGCTCTTCTTGTCACGTGCGTAGAGGATCGACAAAGATGGCTCAGCATCGAGACTCTGGGA is drawn from Pectinophora gossypiella chromosome 19, ilPecGoss1.1, whole genome shotgun sequence and contains these coding sequences:
- the LOC126375398 gene encoding uncharacterized protein LOC126375398 encodes the protein MPQALAIALLSLLSLVPSGYSYKNKYFSQSLDAEPSLSILYARDKKSDKITNECLMEMYPRNLYKYPLHIDRNDVPCIIHCVLKKFGIMSNDGHISIKNYYRRVQAIHRYDPRILISDVGETCAQNINAMNLDHDVCKKAKVFNDCTQLYAITFREPDSWS